One stretch of Streptomyces peucetius DNA includes these proteins:
- a CDS encoding SpdD-like protein, with amino-acid sequence MFRPKIPTMPTPTGIVTPPAVEPTAIVQHTPAPAPVPVAPAAPAAPAAPARPTVQLTPGTALALVGGGTAVVLVVGAVLVSMLLAVAVTAASVAVCALVVRSLIASEYKRR; translated from the coding sequence ATGTTCCGACCGAAGATCCCCACCATGCCGACCCCGACCGGCATCGTCACCCCGCCCGCCGTCGAGCCGACCGCGATCGTCCAGCACACCCCCGCCCCGGCCCCGGTCCCCGTCGCCCCGGCGGCACCGGCGGCACCGGCGGCACCGGCCCGGCCCACGGTCCAGCTCACCCCCGGCACCGCGCTCGCCCTCGTCGGTGGCGGCACCGCTGTCGTCCTGGTCGTCGGCGCGGTCCTGGTCTCGATGCTCCTGGCGGTCGCCGTCACCGCGGCCTCGGTCGCCGTGTGCGCGCTCGTCGTCCGCTCGCTGATCGCCTCCGAGTACAAGCGCCGCTGA
- a CDS encoding PAS domain-containing protein, which yields MSSRPSRGAARLAAILDALPDGLVLVNANGTVVNANTIALELFETPGTALVGRGLLDLLPEFDSRLIPGSMRRPDAADHRGRTKPTRMIARRTDGGEFPVEVTSASLEDGREAYDSYNAYTGDELLMLVVRDLSGTVDTEAELARSQRQTEMILRAASEGVVGTDTDGRVVLVNPAAAQILGFRASDLGGQELHPLILHSRADGEPFPYAESPLADTLKSGRKHRVRGQVLWSKSGEKVSVDLTTAPVRDGDQLVGAVMTFTDRRPYEEQARKHAAELAETTERLTTELAETTERLTTELEAVTERLTAELSATREQYEAELADKADRYTAALESGDERYAELTARHAQLTAVLGESLRGPLEQLRSELGALAADPAGQLWPEANQILHHLAAGYARMTTLVDNVLGYQRLDTGAEQLSKSTVLLDAVVTAGVEGAIELIGPGRAQFAVHAPPIEAEVDGARLATALAHLVADVVGVDSTGKAKLPPGGGYVDSTVVVAAAQRGDVVRIEVRGPFAGGDPVHEPIVRGIVRAHGGVLQTHEVPGMTGSAYVLEVPLGEGAGAVAPPAPDAGRMPALPAQQSSEPSGPVAVAAAPAGPVAVAANATSGGGGRRRARRASTDAFLESPVAMEDPMAAPPTGRRRAAQQPDAELIPAQDTGRSTDRRTGERTGNSGGTGRRRGRPSPAENSAVALQPAEGSVVTAAEGVGGRAALGETVPPQGVPVDVHGIQSAPSARRARRAVESGLPRPSEPQNALTSQNAQEPQGARETPDTPDTPNMQPQPQHLPQPTGRRARRALAAAPVEVESGAPRTAFALPPAEADRAPAGAAAADSTAERHDAVAGDPDTRHHTPPQQHPVPTGRRRARNQAQPPVQPQPQDSAEAPAGPAGPAAHVPHPAAGPVDQGQDGGTGGTGTSAAPAAARPVSDTGSVSLPLPPAAPVPAEPQAPAEAPVPVQAEAHEQPQPLPQPQPQPHAEEAPQPAAETPRPAVARVAQPLPEEQPVPADSTQGRAFSVRTLGQGVPFAQHLTQQQNQTLGSGRRRKLGTRPDAEPPEPTGRAHPQPTAAPTPAPVPPAAQQSGPRLPADLVDSRSEGRAYAIGAPDEGAEGPEPLDGPGGAVEVANRPQPQPVDDELPPEPLDNPRRLLVWPAPDVSTQQALSNRGYRPVVVHSREEVDAQIAAFPAALFVDPLTGPITRTALQSLRQAAVAAEVPVLVTAGLGQATREAAYGADPAVLLKALAPRDSEQHPSRVLLIEEHEEIALALTSTLERRGMQVARAGADADAVTLATQMRPNLVVMDLMQVRRRRAGIIDWLRANGQLNRTPLVVYTSAGLDPAELPRLSSGETVLFLAERSTSNEVQARIVDLLAKIGTN from the coding sequence GTGAGCAGCAGGCCATCCCGAGGCGCTGCTCGCCTCGCAGCCATACTCGACGCCCTCCCGGACGGGCTCGTCCTCGTCAACGCCAACGGCACGGTCGTCAACGCCAACACCATCGCGCTCGAGCTGTTCGAGACGCCGGGCACAGCCCTGGTCGGACGTGGTCTGCTCGATCTGCTGCCCGAGTTCGACTCCCGGCTGATCCCGGGCTCGATGCGCCGGCCCGACGCCGCCGACCACCGGGGGCGTACGAAGCCCACCCGCATGATCGCGCGGCGCACGGACGGCGGCGAGTTCCCCGTCGAGGTGACCAGCGCGAGCCTGGAGGACGGGCGCGAGGCCTACGACTCGTACAACGCGTACACCGGCGACGAGCTGCTGATGCTGGTGGTCCGGGACCTGTCGGGCACCGTGGACACCGAGGCCGAGCTGGCGCGTTCGCAGCGGCAGACGGAGATGATCCTCCGCGCCGCGTCCGAGGGCGTCGTGGGCACGGACACCGACGGGCGGGTCGTGCTCGTCAACCCGGCCGCCGCGCAGATCCTCGGCTTCCGCGCCAGCGACCTGGGCGGCCAGGAGCTGCACCCGCTGATCCTCCACTCGCGGGCGGACGGCGAGCCGTTCCCGTACGCGGAGTCGCCGCTGGCCGACACCCTCAAGTCCGGGCGCAAACACCGGGTGCGCGGCCAGGTGCTCTGGTCGAAGAGCGGTGAAAAGGTCTCCGTGGACCTGACGACCGCACCGGTCCGCGACGGCGACCAGCTCGTCGGTGCGGTGATGACCTTCACCGACCGCCGGCCGTACGAGGAGCAGGCACGGAAGCACGCCGCGGAGCTCGCGGAGACCACGGAGAGGCTCACCACCGAGCTCGCGGAAACGACTGAGCGGCTCACCACCGAACTCGAAGCCGTGACCGAGCGGCTCACGGCCGAGCTCAGTGCCACGCGGGAGCAGTACGAGGCCGAACTCGCCGACAAGGCGGACCGCTACACCGCCGCGCTGGAGAGCGGCGACGAGCGGTACGCCGAGCTGACCGCCCGGCACGCCCAGCTGACCGCCGTGCTGGGGGAGTCGCTGCGCGGCCCGCTGGAGCAGCTGCGCTCCGAGTTGGGCGCGCTGGCGGCCGACCCGGCCGGGCAGCTGTGGCCGGAGGCGAACCAGATCCTGCACCATCTGGCCGCCGGTTACGCCCGGATGACGACGCTTGTCGACAATGTGCTCGGCTACCAGCGGCTCGATACGGGCGCCGAGCAGCTCTCGAAGTCCACCGTGCTGCTCGACGCGGTCGTGACGGCCGGCGTCGAGGGCGCGATCGAACTCATCGGGCCGGGACGGGCACAGTTCGCCGTGCACGCGCCCCCGATCGAGGCCGAGGTCGACGGAGCCCGACTGGCCACGGCACTCGCGCACCTGGTCGCGGACGTGGTCGGCGTCGACTCGACAGGCAAGGCCAAGCTGCCGCCCGGTGGCGGATACGTGGACTCGACCGTCGTGGTCGCGGCCGCCCAGCGCGGCGACGTCGTACGGATCGAGGTGCGCGGGCCGTTCGCGGGTGGCGACCCGGTGCACGAGCCGATCGTGCGCGGGATCGTACGGGCCCACGGCGGTGTGCTGCAGACGCACGAGGTGCCGGGCATGACCGGCAGCGCGTACGTGCTCGAGGTGCCGCTCGGAGAGGGAGCCGGGGCCGTCGCGCCTCCCGCGCCCGACGCCGGCCGGATGCCCGCCCTGCCCGCCCAGCAGTCGTCCGAGCCGTCCGGCCCCGTTGCGGTCGCGGCGGCGCCCGCCGGCCCCGTGGCGGTCGCCGCGAACGCCACGAGCGGTGGCGGTGGCCGGCGACGGGCACGTCGCGCCTCCACGGACGCCTTCCTGGAGAGCCCCGTGGCCATGGAGGACCCGATGGCGGCGCCGCCGACCGGGCGGCGCCGCGCGGCACAACAGCCGGACGCGGAGCTCATTCCCGCCCAGGACACCGGCAGGAGCACGGACAGGCGCACGGGCGAGCGCACAGGCAACAGCGGTGGGACCGGACGCCGGCGCGGCCGCCCCAGCCCGGCCGAGAACTCCGCCGTGGCCCTGCAGCCCGCGGAGGGCTCCGTGGTGACGGCCGCAGAAGGCGTCGGCGGGCGGGCCGCGCTCGGGGAGACCGTGCCGCCGCAGGGCGTGCCGGTCGACGTCCACGGCATCCAGTCCGCGCCGTCGGCGCGGCGTGCGCGCAGGGCCGTGGAGAGCGGTCTGCCCAGGCCGTCCGAGCCCCAGAACGCGCTGACCAGCCAGAACGCGCAGGAGCCCCAGGGAGCACGGGAAACCCCGGACACCCCGGACACCCCGAACATGCAGCCCCAGCCGCAGCACCTGCCGCAGCCCACCGGCCGGCGGGCCAGGCGGGCGCTGGCAGCGGCTCCGGTCGAGGTCGAGAGCGGGGCGCCGCGCACGGCGTTCGCCCTTCCGCCCGCGGAGGCCGACAGGGCACCTGCCGGAGCGGCCGCGGCCGATTCCACGGCGGAGCGGCACGACGCCGTGGCCGGTGACCCGGACACCCGGCACCACACACCGCCGCAGCAGCACCCGGTTCCGACGGGGCGCAGGCGCGCCCGCAACCAGGCGCAGCCTCCCGTACAGCCCCAGCCGCAGGACTCCGCCGAGGCGCCGGCGGGTCCGGCCGGGCCGGCTGCTCACGTCCCACACCCGGCTGCCGGTCCCGTGGACCAGGGGCAGGACGGCGGCACGGGCGGCACCGGCACGTCAGCCGCACCCGCCGCCGCGAGGCCGGTCTCCGACACCGGGTCCGTATCGCTGCCTCTGCCGCCCGCGGCACCGGTCCCTGCCGAGCCGCAGGCCCCGGCCGAGGCACCGGTGCCGGTACAGGCCGAGGCGCACGAGCAGCCGCAGCCCCTGCCGCAGCCGCAGCCACAGCCGCATGCGGAAGAGGCCCCGCAGCCCGCAGCGGAGACGCCCCGGCCGGCGGTCGCGCGGGTCGCGCAGCCCCTGCCCGAGGAGCAGCCGGTGCCGGCCGACTCCACACAGGGCCGTGCCTTCAGCGTGCGCACCCTGGGGCAGGGCGTGCCCTTCGCCCAGCACCTCACGCAGCAGCAGAACCAGACGCTCGGATCGGGCCGCCGCAGGAAACTGGGCACGCGTCCGGACGCCGAACCTCCCGAGCCCACCGGCCGCGCCCACCCGCAGCCCACGGCCGCGCCCACGCCCGCCCCGGTGCCGCCCGCCGCGCAGCAGAGCGGCCCCCGGCTGCCCGCGGACCTGGTGGACAGCCGCTCGGAGGGCCGGGCCTACGCGATAGGAGCCCCGGACGAGGGCGCGGAGGGGCCGGAGCCGCTCGACGGACCCGGCGGCGCGGTCGAGGTGGCCAACCGGCCGCAGCCGCAGCCCGTGGACGACGAACTGCCCCCGGAGCCGCTGGACAACCCGCGCCGGCTTCTGGTGTGGCCGGCTCCCGACGTCTCCACCCAGCAGGCGCTGAGCAACCGCGGCTACCGGCCCGTGGTCGTGCATTCGCGCGAGGAGGTCGACGCGCAGATCGCGGCGTTCCCCGCCGCGCTGTTCGTGGACCCTCTCACCGGGCCGATCACCAGGACCGCCCTTCAGTCCCTGCGCCAGGCCGCCGTCGCCGCCGAGGTTCCGGTGCTGGTGACCGCGGGTCTCGGGCAGGCCACGCGGGAGGCCGCGTACGGCGCCGATCCGGCCGTACTGCTCAAGGCGCTGGCGCCACGCGACAGCGAGCAGCACCCGTCGCGCGTGCTGCTGATCGAGGAGCACGAGGAGATCGCCCTCGCGCTGACGTCCACGCTCGAGCGGCGCGGTATGCAGGTGGCGCGGGCCGGGGCCGACGCGGACGCGGTCACCCTCGCCACGCAGATGCGGCCGAACCTCGTGGTGATGGACCTGATGCAGGTGCGCCGCCGGCGCGCCGGGATCATCGACTGGCTGCGCGCGAACGGCCAGTTGAACCGTACTCCGCTGGTCGTCTACACCTCGGCCGGCCTCGACCCGGCCGAGCTGCCACGACTGTCGTCGGGGGAGACGGTGCTCTTCCTCGCGGAGCGCTCGACGAGCAACGAGGTGCAGGCGCGCATCGTGGACCTGCTGGCGAAGATCGGCACCAACTGA
- a CDS encoding mobile element transfer protein: MPARDHFHSVMRIGPVQVGTHRDRHGRTKHAAVCTADRCGWSADFSNSSAAQFAARTHRCRISD; encoded by the coding sequence ATGCCCGCCCGCGACCACTTCCACTCCGTCATGCGGATCGGCCCCGTACAGGTCGGCACCCACCGCGACCGGCACGGCCGCACCAAGCACGCCGCCGTCTGCACCGCCGACCGCTGCGGCTGGTCCGCCGACTTCTCCAACTCCTCGGCCGCCCAGTTCGCCGCCCGCACCCACCGCTGCCGCATCTCCGACTGA
- a CDS encoding DUF2637 domain-containing protein: MTRSLRIDAVLVQAVIAGALSFAHLHDLAAAAGQTGWKAWAYPVSVDLLLVAAWRRLRNDGPSRLAWCWFLIALVASLGANVASAGFLDLQHPPAWLRFGIAGWPALAFLGGTLLAHSPAATDPAHDSEPTPEPVEVVPAEAAPASEPEPVEPSEPAPALTAAEPAVAPAPPVPAALVDHARKVADDHHARTGTPIDTDTLRARLGVPAPMADAIAAQLA; this comes from the coding sequence ATGACCCGCTCACTCCGCATCGACGCCGTCCTGGTGCAAGCCGTGATCGCCGGGGCCCTGTCCTTCGCCCACCTGCACGACCTCGCCGCCGCTGCCGGACAGACCGGATGGAAGGCATGGGCCTACCCCGTCTCCGTCGACCTGCTCCTGGTCGCCGCCTGGCGCCGCCTCCGCAACGACGGACCCTCCCGGCTCGCCTGGTGCTGGTTCCTGATCGCCCTGGTCGCCTCACTCGGCGCGAACGTCGCCAGCGCCGGATTCCTCGACCTCCAGCACCCACCCGCCTGGCTGCGCTTCGGCATCGCGGGATGGCCCGCCCTCGCCTTCCTCGGCGGCACCCTCCTCGCCCACTCACCCGCCGCGACCGACCCCGCCCATGACTCGGAGCCGACTCCCGAGCCGGTCGAGGTCGTGCCGGCCGAAGCCGCCCCCGCCTCTGAGCCCGAGCCGGTCGAACCTTCGGAACCTGCTCCGGCCCTGACCGCCGCTGAGCCTGCTGTCGCTCCGGCTCCGCCGGTCCCGGCCGCGCTGGTCGACCACGCCCGCAAGGTCGCCGACGACCACCACGCCCGGACCGGCACACCCATCGACACCGACACCCTGCGCGCCCGCCTCGGCGTCCCCGCCCCGATGGCCGACGCCATCGCCGCCCAACTCGCCTGA
- the repSA gene encoding replication initiator protein RepSA, which yields MTDTATAAGLDPATLHDVLRVAGSPGFDRWKDQIHRTGGCSDPIHLTGWTLAKDRTTGETLRRYSTDTEPDGRLRVACGNRRASRCPTCAYTYAGDTYHLIRAGLAGDESKDIPATVRDHPRVFATLTAPSFGPVHNRPDRGVCRCGTRHPEDDPALGTAIDPTTYDYAGTVLFNNHAGQLWQRFTTRLRREIAARAGLTQRELKDALRLSYGKVAEFQKRGAIHFHAVIRLDGPDGPDTAPPSWATVQLLDDSIRAAVAHSYTSITVPAAGDQPRRPFRWGTQLDIRPVKAFGDGTDITEQAVASYVAKYATKAAETTGSLDRRIGNREVLDLLDVPDHPRRLIEACLDLAPLYPDRKLGAWAHMLGFRGHFSTKSRRYSTTLGALRQIRADYRAAQEHDALGDPDTVLVLASWEYAGHGHTPGESALAATIARDIQLNRETAREALQDQLALEGVTA from the coding sequence GTGACTGACACCGCCACTGCGGCGGGCCTGGACCCGGCCACCCTGCACGACGTCCTCCGGGTGGCCGGGTCCCCCGGCTTCGACCGCTGGAAAGACCAGATCCACCGCACCGGCGGCTGCTCCGACCCCATCCACCTCACCGGCTGGACCCTCGCCAAAGACCGCACCACCGGCGAGACTCTGCGCCGCTACTCCACCGACACCGAACCGGACGGACGGCTCCGCGTCGCCTGCGGCAACCGCCGCGCCTCCCGCTGCCCCACCTGCGCCTACACCTACGCCGGAGACACCTACCACCTCATCCGCGCCGGGCTCGCGGGCGACGAGTCCAAGGACATCCCCGCCACCGTGCGCGACCACCCGCGCGTCTTCGCCACCCTCACCGCACCCTCGTTCGGCCCGGTCCACAACCGCCCGGACCGTGGCGTCTGCCGCTGCGGCACCCGCCACCCCGAGGATGATCCCGCCCTGGGCACCGCCATCGACCCGACCACCTACGACTACGCGGGCACGGTCCTGTTCAACAACCACGCCGGACAGCTCTGGCAGCGCTTCACCACCCGCCTGCGCCGCGAGATCGCCGCCCGCGCCGGACTCACCCAACGCGAACTCAAAGACGCCCTGCGCCTCTCGTACGGCAAGGTCGCCGAGTTCCAGAAGCGCGGAGCGATCCACTTCCACGCCGTGATCCGCCTCGACGGACCAGACGGCCCCGACACCGCCCCGCCGTCCTGGGCCACGGTGCAGCTGCTCGACGACTCCATCCGCGCCGCCGTCGCCCACTCCTACACCTCGATCACCGTCCCGGCCGCCGGAGACCAGCCCCGCCGGCCTTTCCGCTGGGGCACCCAGCTCGACATCCGACCCGTCAAAGCCTTCGGCGACGGGACGGACATCACCGAACAGGCCGTCGCCTCCTACGTCGCCAAGTACGCCACCAAAGCCGCCGAGACGACCGGCAGCCTCGACCGACGCATCGGCAACCGGGAAGTACTCGACCTCCTGGACGTGCCCGACCACCCCCGCCGCCTCATCGAAGCCTGCCTCGACCTCGCACCCCTCTACCCGGATCGGAAGCTGGGCGCCTGGGCTCACATGCTCGGCTTCCGCGGCCACTTCTCCACCAAATCCCGCCGCTACTCCACCACCCTCGGCGCGCTGCGCCAGATCCGCGCCGACTACCGCGCCGCCCAGGAACACGACGCCCTCGGCGACCCGGACACCGTCCTCGTCCTCGCCTCCTGGGAGTACGCCGGCCACGGCCACACCCCCGGCGAATCCGCCCTCGCCGCCACCATTGCCCGCGACATCCAACTCAACCGCGAAACCGCCCGCGAAGCCCTGCAAGACCAACTCGCCCTGGAAGGAGTCACCGCATGA
- a CDS encoding long-chain fatty acid--CoA ligase, whose amino-acid sequence MLSTMQDVPLTVTRILQHGMTIHGKSQITTWTGEAEPQRRTFAEAGRRATQLANALRDELGIDGDERVATLMWNNAEHVEAYFAIPSMGAVLHTLNLRLPAEQLVWIVNHAADRAVIVNGSLLPLLAPLLPHLPTIEHIVVSGPGDRSLLADTEAQVHEYEELIAGRPTTYDWPELNERAAAAMCYTSGTTGDPKGVVYSHRSIFLHSMQVNMAESMGLTDKDTTLVVVPQFHVNAWGLPHATFMTGINMLMPDRFLQPAPLAEMIERERPQHAAAVPTIWQGLLAEVTANPRDLSSMRQVTIGGAACPPSLMEAYDKLGVRLCHAWGMTETSPLGTMAHPPAGLSAEEEWPYRITQGRFPAGVEARLVGPGGDLLPWDGESAGELEVRGNWIAGAYYGGAGGEDFRPGDKFSEDGWLKTGDVGVISSDGYLTLTDRAKDVIKSGGEWISSVELENALMAHPDVAEAAVVAVPDEKWGERPLATVVLKEGSTADYETLRTFLAGKIAKWQLPERWAVVPTVPKTSVGKFDKKVIRRQYADGELDVTEL is encoded by the coding sequence GTGCTGAGCACCATGCAGGACGTACCGCTGACTGTGACCCGCATCCTTCAGCATGGGATGACGATCCACGGCAAGTCGCAGATCACCACCTGGACCGGCGAGGCCGAGCCGCAGCGCCGTACCTTCGCCGAAGCCGGCCGGCGGGCCACCCAGCTGGCCAACGCCCTGCGCGACGAGCTCGGCATCGACGGTGACGAGAGAGTCGCCACCCTCATGTGGAACAACGCCGAGCATGTCGAGGCGTACTTCGCGATCCCCTCCATGGGTGCCGTGCTCCACACACTCAACCTCCGCCTGCCCGCCGAGCAGCTGGTCTGGATCGTCAACCACGCCGCCGACCGCGCCGTGATCGTCAACGGTTCGCTGCTGCCGCTGCTGGCGCCGCTGCTCCCCCACCTGCCGACGATCGAGCACATCGTCGTCTCCGGTCCGGGTGACCGCTCGCTCCTCGCCGACACGGAGGCGCAGGTCCACGAGTACGAGGAGCTGATCGCCGGCCGCCCGACCACCTACGACTGGCCCGAGCTGAACGAGCGCGCCGCAGCGGCGATGTGCTACACGTCCGGTACGACGGGCGACCCCAAGGGCGTCGTCTACTCCCACCGCTCGATCTTCCTGCACTCCATGCAGGTCAACATGGCCGAGTCGATGGGGCTGACCGACAAGGACACGACCCTCGTGGTCGTCCCCCAGTTCCATGTGAACGCCTGGGGACTGCCGCACGCCACGTTCATGACCGGCATCAACATGCTGATGCCGGACCGCTTCCTGCAGCCCGCGCCGCTCGCCGAGATGATCGAGCGGGAGAGGCCCCAGCACGCCGCGGCGGTCCCCACCATCTGGCAAGGACTGCTCGCGGAGGTCACCGCCAACCCCCGCGACCTGTCCTCCATGCGGCAGGTCACCATCGGCGGGGCCGCGTGCCCGCCGTCCCTCATGGAGGCGTACGACAAGCTCGGTGTGCGGCTCTGCCACGCCTGGGGCATGACGGAGACCTCGCCGCTCGGCACGATGGCACACCCGCCCGCCGGGCTGAGCGCGGAGGAGGAGTGGCCGTACCGCATCACGCAGGGCCGCTTCCCGGCCGGCGTGGAGGCGCGCCTGGTCGGTCCCGGTGGAGACCTGCTGCCGTGGGACGGCGAGTCGGCCGGCGAGCTGGAGGTGCGCGGCAACTGGATCGCCGGTGCGTACTACGGCGGTGCGGGCGGCGAGGACTTCCGGCCGGGGGACAAGTTCAGCGAAGACGGCTGGCTGAAGACCGGTGACGTCGGCGTGATCAGCAGCGACGGCTATCTGACGCTGACCGACCGGGCCAAGGACGTCATCAAGTCGGGCGGCGAGTGGATCTCCAGCGTCGAGCTGGAGAACGCGCTCATGGCGCACCCGGACGTCGCGGAGGCGGCGGTCGTCGCCGTACCCGACGAGAAGTGGGGCGAGCGTCCGCTGGCGACCGTGGTGCTGAAGGAGGGCTCCACGGCGGACTACGAGACGCTGAGGACGTTCCTCGCCGGGAAGATCGCCAAGTGGCAGCTGCCCGAGCGCTGGGCGGTGGTGCCGACGGTGCCGAAGACGAGCGTCGGCAAGTTCGACAAGAAGGTCATCCGCAGGCAGTACGCGGACGGCGAGCTCGACGTCACCGAGCTGTAG
- the xerC gene encoding tyrosine recombinase XerC, whose amino-acid sequence MSGKRGNGEGSIYPYKNGYAAYVWVTKPDGKRARKYAYGKTREEVHDKWLKLHAEAKKGPVQTAHRTLAAFLAYWLDSIVKPNLAPLSYVSYEGYVRLYIGPYLGAKRLDKLTVRDVREWLTKLATVCQCCAQGKDAKREPNRRKCCAVGDCCESYPSRRVIQGSRDALRAALTHAVAEEEISKNVASLVKVPKPRRRRIKPWSVAEAGQFLTDAAARDDHLFAAWVLVLCLGLRRGEVLGLTWKSVDFETGELYVDHQIQRAGRQILHRETKTEDSDDFLPLPALCLKALRMRRAQQLGDRKAAGELWQDTHGLIFTTKYGTPIEPGNLTRMFALRACRAGLRAIPLRNTRHTCSSLLVALKVHPKVAQRILRHSQIAMTMEVYAEASEEAVRAAIGKLSDAMGGTG is encoded by the coding sequence ATGAGCGGCAAGCGCGGCAACGGGGAAGGCTCCATCTACCCCTACAAGAACGGCTACGCGGCCTACGTCTGGGTCACCAAGCCGGACGGCAAGCGGGCCCGGAAGTACGCCTACGGCAAGACCCGCGAAGAGGTCCACGACAAGTGGCTCAAGCTCCACGCCGAAGCGAAGAAGGGCCCGGTGCAGACCGCGCACCGGACGCTCGCCGCTTTCCTCGCCTACTGGCTGGACTCAATCGTGAAGCCCAACCTCGCCCCGCTGTCGTACGTCTCGTACGAGGGGTACGTACGGCTCTACATCGGCCCGTACCTCGGTGCGAAGCGGCTGGACAAGCTGACTGTGCGGGACGTGCGCGAGTGGCTGACGAAACTGGCGACCGTCTGCCAGTGCTGCGCCCAGGGCAAGGACGCGAAGCGGGAGCCCAACCGCCGTAAGTGCTGCGCGGTCGGGGACTGCTGCGAGTCGTACCCGTCCCGGCGGGTGATCCAGGGTTCCCGCGATGCGCTGCGGGCCGCGCTCACCCATGCGGTCGCCGAGGAGGAGATCAGCAAGAACGTGGCCTCCCTGGTGAAGGTGCCCAAGCCCCGCCGCCGCCGGATCAAGCCCTGGTCGGTCGCCGAGGCGGGCCAGTTCCTCACCGACGCCGCTGCCCGCGATGACCACCTCTTCGCGGCCTGGGTGCTCGTGCTCTGCCTCGGGCTGCGCCGGGGGGAGGTGTTGGGCCTGACGTGGAAGTCCGTCGACTTCGAGACCGGGGAGCTGTACGTCGACCACCAGATCCAGCGCGCCGGGCGTCAGATCCTCCACCGGGAGACCAAGACCGAGGACTCCGACGACTTCCTGCCCCTGCCGGCACTCTGCCTCAAGGCCCTACGGATGCGCCGCGCCCAGCAGCTCGGAGACCGGAAGGCTGCCGGGGAGCTCTGGCAGGACACTCACGGACTGATCTTCACCACGAAGTACGGCACCCCGATCGAGCCGGGCAACCTCACCCGTATGTTCGCCCTTCGGGCCTGCCGCGCCGGTCTGCGGGCAATCCCGCTGCGGAACACCCGGCACACGTGCAGTTCGCTCCTGGTCGCCCTCAAGGTCCACCCGAAGGTGGCACAGCGCATCCTGCGGCACTCGCAGATCGCCATGACGATGGAGGTCTACGCCGAAGCGAGCGAGGAAGCTGTACGGGCCGCGATCGGCAAGCTGTCCGACGCGATGGGCGGTACCGGCTGA
- a CDS encoding excisionase family DNA-binding protein — protein sequence MTTTVIERKWHTTAEVADMLGFGLSKTKMLVLTGEIRSVKVGRNRRILPVWVDEYVERVTTDAEGWAA from the coding sequence ATGACCACCACCGTGATCGAGCGGAAGTGGCACACCACCGCTGAGGTCGCCGACATGCTCGGCTTCGGCCTCTCCAAGACCAAGATGCTCGTGCTCACGGGGGAGATCCGCTCCGTGAAGGTCGGCCGCAACCGCCGCATCCTCCCGGTCTGGGTGGACGAGTACGTCGAGCGCGTCACCACTGACGCCGAAGGGTGGGCTGCATGA
- a CDS encoding SSI family serine proteinase inhibitor: MLRSLALTATASAAALAAAVPATAAAASPLPLPLPLLERTDRLTVIVSATGNTRTDGRYELECNPDGGTHPVAEAACDRLEELSQGQQDPFAPVPTERMCTQQSGGPATARVTGTWQGRHVDATFNRSNGCEISRWQTLEPVLPNTRS, translated from the coding sequence ATGCTTCGCAGCCTCGCCCTCACCGCCACCGCGTCCGCCGCCGCGCTGGCCGCGGCCGTGCCCGCCACGGCAGCCGCCGCGTCGCCGCTGCCCCTCCCCCTGCCGCTGCTGGAGAGAACCGACCGGCTGACCGTGATCGTCTCCGCGACGGGCAACACCCGGACGGACGGCAGGTACGAGCTGGAGTGCAACCCCGACGGCGGGACGCACCCGGTGGCCGAGGCGGCATGCGACCGGCTCGAGGAGCTCTCCCAGGGGCAGCAGGACCCGTTCGCCCCGGTGCCGACGGAACGGATGTGCACCCAGCAGTCCGGCGGGCCGGCCACCGCGCGGGTCACCGGAACATGGCAGGGACGGCACGTCGACGCCACCTTCAACCGGAGCAACGGTTGCGAGATCTCACGCTGGCAGACCCTCGAGCCGGTACTGCCGAACACCCGGTCATAG